A stretch of Haemophilus influenzae DNA encodes these proteins:
- the rhlB gene encoding ATP-dependent RNA helicase RhlB, which produces MQQDYLSQQRFSALPLHPIVRGALAKKGFDFCTPIQALSLPISLNGRDVAGQAQTGTGKTMAFLTATFHHLLTHQDPNLEYPHPRALILAPTRELAVQISNDAEFLAKASGLKTALAYGGDGYDKQLQVIERGVDILIGTTGRVIDYVKQGVIGLDEIQVVVLDEADRMFDLGFIRDIRYLLRKCPAPQARLTMLFSATLSYKVRELAFEDMNDPEYIEIEPEQKTGHRIKEELFYPSNQDKMALLLTLMEDEWPERCIVFANTKHRCEEIWGYLAADGHRVGLLTGDVAQKKRLSLLKQFTDGDLDILVATDVAARGLHISDVTHVFNYDLPDDREDYVHRIGRTGRAGESGVSISFACEEYAMNLPGIEEYIGHSIPVSQYETEALLELPKPYRLKRAVPPQGHTRHRSYHTK; this is translated from the coding sequence ATGCAACAAGATTATTTAAGCCAACAACGATTCTCCGCTCTTCCTCTACATCCGATTGTGCGAGGTGCTTTGGCAAAAAAAGGCTTTGATTTTTGTACCCCAATTCAGGCTTTATCCTTGCCTATCAGTTTAAATGGACGAGATGTTGCAGGACAAGCTCAAACGGGTACAGGCAAGACAATGGCTTTTTTAACGGCTACTTTTCACCATCTTTTAACTCACCAAGATCCTAATCTTGAATATCCTCACCCAAGAGCTTTGATTTTAGCACCTACTCGAGAATTAGCGGTACAGATTAGTAATGACGCAGAATTTCTTGCAAAAGCGAGTGGATTAAAGACCGCACTTGCCTATGGTGGCGATGGTTATGATAAACAACTACAAGTGATTGAGCGTGGCGTAGATATTTTGATTGGTACGACGGGGCGAGTCATTGATTATGTAAAACAAGGCGTAATTGGTTTAGATGAAATCCAAGTTGTCGTGCTAGATGAAGCGGATCGAATGTTTGATCTTGGGTTTATCCGTGATATTCGTTATTTATTGCGTAAATGCCCCGCTCCGCAAGCGCGTTTAACGATGTTATTTTCAGCGACGCTTTCTTATAAAGTGCGTGAATTAGCATTTGAGGATATGAATGATCCTGAATATATTGAAATAGAACCGGAACAAAAAACAGGTCATCGTATTAAAGAAGAACTTTTTTATCCATCTAATCAGGATAAAATGGCACTTCTCTTAACCTTAATGGAAGATGAATGGCCTGAGCGCTGTATTGTGTTTGCGAATACAAAACATCGTTGTGAAGAAATTTGGGGTTATTTGGCGGCTGATGGACATCGTGTTGGTTTACTGACTGGCGATGTAGCCCAGAAAAAACGTTTATCGTTATTAAAACAATTTACCGACGGTGATTTAGATATTTTAGTAGCAACAGATGTGGCTGCTCGTGGCTTGCATATTTCTGATGTGACGCATGTTTTCAATTATGATTTACCTGATGATAGGGAAGATTACGTTCACCGAATTGGCCGTACTGGACGAGCAGGGGAAAGTGGCGTTTCGATTAGTTTTGCTTGCGAAGAATATGCGATGAATTTACCAGGAATTGAAGAATATATTGGCCATTCTATCCCAGTGAGCCAATATGAAACAGAAGCCTTGCTTGAACTGCCGAAACCGTATCGGTTAAAACGTGCAGTACCACCGCAAGGGCATACAAGACATCGTTCTTATCACACAAAATAA